In Fusarium verticillioides 7600 chromosome 4, whole genome shotgun sequence, the following proteins share a genomic window:
- a CDS encoding hypothetical protein (At least one base has a quality score < 10), with amino-acid sequence MPSRTVSPTMSPGPSSPILSPLEAPEDPATSPDLVHSLSHTSTVLALSVSPQHETIYAGTQDGEIVAWSLDTFRQVRRVQAHKRSVLSLSLSPDASLLFSSAGDPIINVWDPSTLTRLYEIYGSYDVGDIFCTAYSPQHETLYIGAQNTTIQWVGLNDVTARVSPESQQHPDRRNHRFFDSKAVGGGASTPRRNDDRWGLIPKAHTVLEMHPGCVRNFAHYGYVYCMLMAKGPTVDVGTDDDVLISGAGDGTIKLWSLGHTVEDDEELSGGIQEIMTLGSDDGESVLSLALDSSFLYAGKLDGIVELWDLDTAQRLRVIKAHNCDIMSIQMGWGYLWTAATNGWASKYSTTHYGKYQHASSGTVPQKYQCLLRWEAHQGKVLASAVTNYKNKQYFITGANDDNISIWSIDMDKCNSKEKEVSQASDNLLLSSLREFVSYKTVSSRPEFAEDCRKGATYLGALFKRLGGHVELLSTEKHHNPVVYAHFSAKKEAAERRKRILFYGHYDVVAADSRKGKWETDPFTMQGTNGYLYGRGVSDNKGPIIAALYAVTDLMENQQLENDVIFLIEGEEEFGSLGFEEAVKKNKELIGEVDYILLANSYWLDDEVPCLTYGLRGVLHTTVCVDAPRPDIHSGVDGSYMMNEPLSDLTQILGKLKGPGNRVQIPGFYDGILPVTPEEEARYDDIAQILIRSNPEKGPEERLKQSLMARWREPNLTLHRYKVSGPDGSLVSSHASSHISLRMVPGQEVGSVIEALVKFLENEFSQLESQNKLTINVDNRAEPWLGDPTNAIFQTLEKAILETWDECFETSPSSGEATPEPEKAEKSKEEEVLSVKTKLGKPRKPLYIREGGSIPAIRFLEKEFGAPAAHLPCGQSSDSAHLDNERICLLNLLKAREIFGKVFSRL; translated from the exons ATGCCTTCACGGACGGTATCACCGACAATGTCACCAGGCCCCTCGTCTCCGATCCTCTCACCGCTCGAAGCCCCTGAAGATCCCGCCACAAGCCCTGACCTCGTCCATTCTTTGTCCCATACAAGCACCGTCCTCGCCCTTTCCGTGAGTCCACAGCATGAGACGATCTACGCCGGTACGCAAGACGGAGAGATTGTAGCATGGTCTCTTGACACATTCCGCCAAGTCCGCCGTGTTCAAGCCCACAAGCGCAGTGTCCTGTCCTTATCATTATCGCCCGATGCGTCACTCCTGTTTTCCAGCGCTGGAGACCCCATCATCAATGTCTGGGATCCAAGCACCTTGACTCGACTTTACGAAATTTACGGCTCCTACGATGTCGGCGATATTTTTTGTACTGCATACAGCCCCCAACATGAGACATTATACATCGGTGCACAAAACACCACCATTCAATGGGTTGGCCTCAACGACGTTACAGCTCGCGTGTCCCCCGAGTCACAGCAGCATCCTGATCGACGAAATCACCGCTTCTTCGACTCCAAAGCTGTTGGTGGCGGCGCAAGTACGCCTCGACGAAACGACGACCGATGGGGATTGATACCCAAAGCACACACTGTTCTCGAGATGCATCCAGGCTGCGTTAGAAACTTTGCACACTACGGGTATGTGTACTGTATGCTCATGGCCAAGGGACCAACAGTTGATGTTGGgactgacgatgatgtcttGATCTCTGGTGCGGGTGACGGCACAATCAAGCTTTGGAGTCTTGGGCATactgttgaggatgatgaggagcttAGCGGTGGTATTCAGGAGATCATGACACTGGGCTCTGACGACGGCGAGTCTGTCCTGTCCCTCGCACTTGATAGTTCGTTTCTGTACGCTGGCAAGCTTGACGGTATCGTTGAATTATGGGATCTCGATACTGCGCAGCGATTGAGGGTTATCAAGGCTCACAACTGCGATATCATGTCGATACAAATGGGCTGGGGATATCTGTGGACTGCCGCAACTAATGGTTGGGCCAGT AAATACAGTACCACCCACTACGGCAAATACCAGCATGCCTCCTCTGGAACCGTTCCCCAGAAGTATCAGTGCCTCCTGAGATGGGAAGCTCACCAGGGCAAGGTCCTTGCATCGGCTGTCACGAACTACAAAAACAAGCAATACTTTATCACCGGTGCCAACGATGATAATATCTCGATTTGGTCCATAGACATGGACAAGTGCAACagtaaagagaaagaagtatCACAGGCCTCAGACAACCTCTTGCTATCGTCACTGCGAGAATTCGTGTCATACAAGACAGTCTCTTCTCGCCCCGAGTTTGCGGAAGACTGTCGCAAGGGAGCTACCTACCTCGGTGCGCTGTTCAAACGTCTCGGTGGTCACGTTGAGTTACTCAGCACCGAGAAGCACCACAACCCTGTCGTCTACGCCCATTTctcagccaagaaggaagctgCTGAGAGACGGAAGCGAATTCTCTTTTATGGCCATTATGATGTTGTTGCCGCCGACAGTCGTAAAGGCAAATGGGAGACTGACCCATTCACGATGCAAGGAACTAACGGTTACCTGTATGGTCGTGGTGTCAGTGATAACAAGGGTCCCATCATCGCTGCGCTGTACGCAGTGACTGATCTGATGGAGAACCAGCAACTGGAGAACGAtgtcatcttcctcattgagggcgaggaagagtTTGGATCTTTAGGGTTTGAGgaagctgtcaagaagaacaaagagttGATCGGCGAAGTGGATTATATTCTGCTTGCCAACAGTTACTGGTTAGACGACGAAGTCCCGTGCTTGACGTACGGCCTACGTGGAGTTTTACACACAACTGTCTGCGTTGATGCGCCCCGTCCGGATATCCACTCGGGTGTCGACGGCTCCTACATGATGAATGAGCCTCTTTCAGACCTCACTCAGATccttggcaagctcaagggtcCTGGTAACCGGGTACAGATTCCCGGCTTCTACGATGGCATTCTTCCGGTGACACCTGAGGAGGAAGCGCGGTACGATGATATTGCCCAGATCTTGATCCGCAGTAATCCTGAAAAGGGCCCCGAGGAGAGGCTCAAACAGTCGCTTATGGCAAGGTGGCGCGAGCCCAATCTGACACTCCACCGGTACAAGGTTTCTGGTCCTGATGGAAGTCTAGTAAGCAGTCATGCAAGTTCCCACATCAGTCTGCGCATGGTGCCAGGACAAGAAGTGGGCAGCGTGATTGAAGCACTcgtcaagttccttgagaaTGAGTTTTCTCAGCTTGAGTCACAGAACaaactcaccatcaacgTCGACAACAGAGCTGAACCATGGCTTGGAGACCCTACCAATGCTATCTTCCAGACACTGGAGAAGGCCATCCTGGAGACATGGGATGAGTGTTTCGAAACGTCGCCCTCATCAGGTGAAGCTACACCAGAGCCCGAAAAGGCAGAAAAgtccaaggaggaagaagttctgtcagtcaagaccaagcttggcaaaccCCGTAAGCCGCTCTACATCCGCGAGGGTGGTTCCATTCCAGCGATAAGATTCTTGGAGAAAGAATTTGGAGCTCCTGCAGCTCATCTACCTTGCGGACAGTCGAGCGACTCTGCTCATCTGGACAACGAGCGGATATGTCTGCTGAACCTGCTGAAGGCTCGTGAGATTTTTGGCAAGGTGTTCAGTCGATTGTAA